The Bacteroidetes bacterium SB0662_bin_6 sequence TTTCTCCGGGCCGGAGTGTGTCAGGACGGCAGAATATGAAATTGGCACGCCGTTTGATAGGGCCGGGGCGTTCCCTTTTTCGTAACACAACCTTTTTCGCAACCCAAATCGTCCGGTTTCCGCCGGAAGGAGGAAAAAAGAACCCATGACCAGCATAACCCCGATAGGCGACCGAGTGGTCGTGCAGCCGGAGGCTGCCGAGGAGAAGACATCGAGCGGCTTGTTCATTCCCGACACGGCGCAGGAGAAGCCGCAGCGCGGCACCATCCTGTTCGTGGGTCCCGGCCAGGTAGAGAACGGCAAGCATGTCGAGATGACCGTAAAGGCGGGAGACACCGTGCTCTACG is a genomic window containing:
- a CDS encoding co-chaperone GroES, coding for MTSITPIGDRVVVQPEAAEEKTSSGLFIPDTAQEKPQRGTILFVGPGQVENGKHVEMTVKAGDTVLY